The proteins below are encoded in one region of Carassius auratus strain Wakin unplaced genomic scaffold, ASM336829v1 scaf_tig00215912, whole genome shotgun sequence:
- the LOC113096392 gene encoding regulator of G-protein signaling 7-binding protein A-like encodes MSSAPNGRKTRPRSAGTIFQIGSKPPSRESERRESSEALRAVADCRMVVQEFNTLVALYRELVISIGEISADCPSLRAEMHKTRTKGCEMARTAHQNLSAISGPEDGEIHPEICRLFIQLQCCLEMYLTEMLKSVCLLGSLQLHRKAKHYSRVAKVDNKKEDSSDIPILEDTSSTLPDCPQTYSLVATDIENIERDMTEMKNLLSKLRETMPLPLKNQDDSSLLNLTPYPLVRQRKRRFFGLCCLVSS; translated from the exons ATGAGTTCTGCACCGAATGGGCGCAAAACCCGCCCCAGATCTGCCGGGACCATTTTCCAGATCGGCAGTAAACCCCCGTCCAGAGAGTCGGAGCGCCGGGAGAGCAGCGAGGCTCTGCGCGCCGTGGCGGACTGCAGAATG GTTGTCCAGGAGTTCAATACACTTGTGGCCCTCTATAGGGAGTTGGTTATCTCTATTGGAGAGATTTCCGCTGATTGCCCTTCTCTGCGTGCGGAAATGCACAAGACACGCACAAAAGGCTGTGAGATGGCACGGACCGCACACCAAAATCTTTCTGCAATATCAGG GCCAGAAGATGGAGAAATACATCCGGAGATCTGCCGCCTCTTTATCCAGCTGCAGTGCTGTCTGGAAATGTACCTGACGGAGATGCTGAAGTCTGTGTGTCTACTGGGATCCCTGCAGCTCCACAGAAAAG CAAAACATTATTCACGAGTTGCAAAGGTTGACAATAAGAAGGAGGACAGCTCTGACATCCCAATCCTGGAAGACACGTCCTCCACTCTTCCGGACTGTCCGCAGACATACTCCCTGGTGGCCACAGACATTGAGAACATCGAGAG GGACATGACAGAAATGAAAAACCTGCTAAGCAAACTCAGGGAGACCATGCCTTTACCACTGAAAAACCAAG ATGACAGCAGTTTGTTGAATCTGACGCCATACCCCTTGGTCCGGCAGAGAAAGCGGCGTTTCTTTGGCCTCTGTTGTCTGGTGTCTAGCTAA
- the c7a gene encoding complement component C7, which yields MHFFWQRNDHFPLKTCCCEIKQELGVFPVAAHSKDSLERICMLFRIITMKCVSLHEVFLVSLLSSAAVIHAVSVRSIRSVSEPVHCKWGPWSPESWSACDGCSKTQTQTRSIAVYSQFGGQPCTGSSTRTQSCISAQVCPLEEGCGDRFRCQSGKCISQSLVCNGEEDCEDGSDEWKCDSEVICDLQKPPPNVELTGHGFDALRKEARGTVINTKSFGGLCRKTFSGDHRDLYRLPQSVLRYTFQVTAKNDFTDESYDSSWHYLTHIEKHSRTSGTSYGHDDYVFHNELFQSQSKNLLIMKSDMDVAQFQNQAPEYLPLSEEFWKALLSLPVTYDYAAYRNVLERFGTHYISEGSLGGQFRLFMMASQDVIKKLQTVQRDYKHCVETSHSILFFIRWTTVKCREETFNEAQRFYESIPKNDMTTNIYGGAPAFIAKLSMLNKNTLVENGRAFSQWSGSVKEYPKVIKQKLRPLHELVKEVSCAGVKKHHLKHAIETYLSEKHSCHCRECKNNGLRMLDNDVCKCVCKPGTKGQACEYGTPQDEQPGVIHGDWACWSSWSTCKEGQKSRSRSCSRPAPSGGRDCIGNAVETTVCDDVQELDYLRSMEPHCFANSLTPRKSCKTPPFLANGFVLYPKDAYPVGSKIEYACTEGFHLIGDPIAECQENLDWGRHQIECKKTLCDLPQLPPDVTGSPWKLTYNIGEAVSLSCPEGKVREGPAEIQCNAGLSWSPQPKETSCLTVLKSTAVPLQCQPWENLSKDKCVCKVPHECKSSLEICATDVKRGRARTMSLCKVQAMRCLGNQYTLAEDSACQWPHRSSTACPDCTLWEMCDEQTNSCRCKTSEECSSQDAWIHVCVQQEGASAPMTMTECEAAVRKCRGEALKVVSIQPCQS from the exons atgcattttttttggcAGAGAAATGATCATTTCCCGCTTAAGACTTGTTGTTGCGAGATAAAACAGGAACTGGGAGTGTTTCCTGTAGCTGCACACAGTAAAGACAGTTTGGAGAGAATCTGTATGTTGTTTAGGATTATTACAATGAAG TGTGTGTCCCTGCATGAAGTATTTCTTGTCTCTCTGTTGTCTTCAGCAGCAGTTATACA TGCAGTGTCAGTGAGGTCCATCCGGTCTGTGTCTGAACCTGTGCACTGCAAGTGGGGACCCTGGTCCCCTGAAAGCTGGTCTGCCTGTGATGGCTGCTCCAAAACACAG ACACAGACCCGCTCCATTGCAGTCTACTCTCAGTTTGGGGGTCAGCCTTGCACTGGGAGCTCAACCCGCACACAATCATGCATTTCAGCTCAGGTCTGTCCTCTAGAGGAGGGTTGTGGAGACCGTTTTCGCTGTCAGTCAG GGAAATGTATCAGTCAGTCTCTGGTATGCAATGGAGAGGAAGACTGTGAAGACGGCTCAGATGAGTGGAAATGTGACAGTGAAGTGATCTGTGACCTGCAAAAACCTCCACCGAATGTAGAGCTCACTGGTCACGG GTTTGATGCATTGAGGAAAGAGGCAAGAGGAACAGTTATCAACACCAAAAGCTTTGGAGGTCTGTGTAGAAAGACCTTCAGTGGAGACCACAGGGACCTATACAGACTTCCCCAAAGTGTCCTCAGATACACTTTCCAG GTCACAgcaaaaaatgattttacagATGAATCCTATGACAGCTCTTGGCATTACCTTACTCACATTGAAAAACATTCAAGAACATCCGGCACATCTTATGGGCATGACGATTATGTCTTCCATAACGAACTGTTCCAGTCTCAG TCCAAAAATCTGCTTATCATGAAGAGTGATATGGATGTGGCCCAGTTCCAAAACCAGGCCCCAGAATATCTGCCACTTTCAGAAGAGTTCTGGAAAGCACTGCTGTCCTTACCGGTCACATATGATTATGCTGCCTATCGTAATGTGCTGGAGAGATTTGGGACCCACTACATTTCGGAGGGCTCTCTTGGGGGACAGTTTAGATTATTTATGATGGCCAGCcaagatgtcattaaaaaattgC AAACTGTACAAAGAGACTATAAACATTGTGTCGAAACGTCCCATTCTATCCTGTTTTTCATCAGGTGGACCACAGTAAAATGCCGTGAAGAAACATTTAATGAGGCTCAACGATTTT atgaaagcataCCAAAAAATGATATGACCACGAATATATATGGTGGAGCTCCTGCATTTATAGCGAAATTGTCAAtgttaaacaaaaacacactagtGGAGAATGGCAGGGCGTTCTCACAGTGGTCGGGTTCAGTGAAAGAGTATCCAAAAGTCATCAAACAAAAG CTCAGACCTCTCCATGAGCTGGTGAAAGAGGTCTCATGTGCGGGGGTGAAAAAGCATCATTTAAAGCACGCAATTGAGACTTACCTCAGCGAGAAACACTCATGTCACTGCAGAGAATGCAAGAACAATGGGCTGCGCATGCTTGACAATGacgtctgtaagtgtgtgtgtaaaccAGGCACCAAAGGCCAGGCGTGCGAGTATGGGACGCCGCAAGATGAACAGCCAG GAGTGATTCACGGAGACTGGGCCTGTTGGTCTTCATGGAGCACCTGCAAGGAAGGTCAGAAAAGCCGGAGCCGCTCCTGCAGCCGTCCCGCTCCTTCAGGCGGCAGGGACTGTATTGGGAACGCTGTGGAGACAACAGTCTGCGATGATGTGCAGGAATTAGATTACCTACG TTCAATGGAGCCTCACTGCTTTGCAAATTCTTTAACACCCAGGAAAAGTTGTAAAACACCCCCCTTCCTCGCTAATGGGTTTGTtttg TACCCCAAAGATGCATATCCAGTGGGCAGTAAGATTGAGTATGCATGCACTGAGGGCTTTCACCTGATTGGGGATCCTATAGCAGAATGTCAAGAAAATCTAGACTGGGGGCGACATCAAATAGAGTGCAAGA AGACATTATGTGATCTACCTCAGCTTCCTCCAGATGTCACTGGAAGCCCGTGGAAGCTTACCTATAACATCGGTGAAGCTGTCTCACTTTCCTGCCCTGAAGGGAAAGTCAGAGAAGGTCCGGCTGAGATTCAGTGCAACGCTGGCCTTTCCTGGTCACCACAGCCAAAAGAAACCAGTTGTCTCACAG TTTTAAAGTCAACCGCTGTGCCATTGCAGTGCCAGCCATGGGAGAACCTGTCGAAGGACAAATGTGTCTGTAAAGTACCCCACGAGTGCAA GTCTTCCCTGGAGATATGTGCCACTGATGTGAAGCGCGGTCGGGCACGGACAATGAGCCTGTGTAAAGTACAGGCTATGCGCTGTCTGGGAAATCAGTACACTCTTGCTGAAGACAGTGCCTGCCAGTGGCCACATCGCTCATCCACTGCTTGTCCGGACTGCACGCTCTGGGAGATGTGTGACG AGCAAACGAACAGCTGCCGTTGCAAGACAAGTGAGGAATGCTCATCCCAGGATGCCTGGATCCATGTGTGCGTGCAGCAGGAAGGAGCGTCTGCACCAATGACAATGACAGAATGTGAGGCGGCTGTGAGGAAATGCAGAGGAGAGGCTCTCAAGGTTGTCAGCATTCAACCCTGTCAGTCATAA